A single Pristis pectinata isolate sPriPec2 chromosome 6, sPriPec2.1.pri, whole genome shotgun sequence DNA region contains:
- the LOC127571760 gene encoding proline-rich protein 36-like, with amino-acid sequence MRVPVVSGGPRVLGEVEEEGEVPEAEVPSEIEVTMPPHPSGMKRRRHVSEGSEGEGSPEGGDLVPVKAVCAAGDPPEPVGVAEGPDLVSVGVAPPVSVGGPAVQVGPSEGEDPPSVEAACLECAPAGEGVGPDEGPVEPGFPEGRTVAGVVVSQLVAAIKARSPERVRSAPVSEGRWSAPGSPAHSVTPCGCAPVSGEGGDPPGAAGGGQSRTRLRS; translated from the exons ATGAGGGTCCCTGTGGTCTCTGGGGGCCCGCGGGTGCTGGGGGAG GtcgaggaggagggggaggtgccGGAGGCCGAGGTTCCCTCCGAGATAGAGGTCACCATGCCTCCACACCCCAGCGGGATGAAGCGGCGCCGGCACGTGTCCGAGGGGTCGGAGGGAGAGGGGTCGCCCGAGGGGGGGGATCTGGTCCCGGTGAAGGCTGTGTGCGCGGCCGGCGACCCCCCGGAGCCGGTGGGCGTCGCTGAGGGGCCTGACTTGGTTTCTGTCGGGGTCGCGCCCCCTGTGTCGGTGGGCGGTCCTGCGGTGCAGGTGGGACCGTCGGAGGGTGAGGACCCACCCTCGGTCGAGGCCGCGTGCCTGGAGTGCGCACCTGCCGGGGAGGGGGTCGGCCCCGACGAGGGCCCCGTGGAACCGGGGTTTCCTGAGGGGCGGACAGTGGCGGGGGTGGTGGTCTCCCAGCTCGTGGCCGCCATCAAGGCCAGGAGTCCCGAGAGGGTGCGTTCTGCCCCCGTGtctgaggggaggtggagtgccCCTGGGTCGCCTGCCCACTCAGTTACGCCGTGCGGATGTGCCCCtgtgagtggggagggtggagacccTCCCGGTGCTGCCGGAGGGGGTCAGAGCAGGACGCGTCTGCGGTCGTGA